GCCCCCAAAGGCGATCGCCGCATGAGTGCAAACCCGCACGCCAATGGCGGTCTGCTGCGCCGCGACCTGCGCCTGCCGGATGTGACGGACTATGCGGTTACGGTGGAATCGCCCGGTCATGCGCTGGGCGAGGGCACGCGCGTGCTGGGCACGTGGCTGCGCGATGTGATGAAGGAAAACCTGCCTGCGCGCAATTTCCGCGTGCTTGCTCCCGATGAAAACAATTCCAACCGCCTCAACGCGGTGCTGGATGTGACCAACCGCGCCTGGAACGCCGAGACCTTCGATTACGATGACCATCTGGGCGTTGATGGCCATGTGATGGAAATTCTGAGCGAACATACCTGCCAGGGCTGGCTGGAAGGCTACCTGCTGACCGGGCGGCACGGCTTCCTGTCATGTTATGAGGCGTTCATCCACATTGTGGATTCGATGGTCAACCAGCATGCCAAGTGGATCAAGCAGGCGGATGAGGTGTCGTGGCGCGCGCCGATCGCATCGCTGAACTACCTGCTCACCTCGCATGTGTGGCGGCAGGACCATAATGGCTTCAGCCATCAGGACCCTGGCTTCATCGACCATGTGCTGAACAAGAAGGCCAAGACGGTGCGGGTGTTCCTGCCGCCTGATGCCAATACCCTGCTGTGCACGGCCAAAACCTGCCTTGAAAGCCGCGACCGGGTGAACGTGATCGTGGCGGGCAAGCAGCCCGAGCCGCAATGGCTGGACATGGATTCGGCCATCGCGCACTGCGCCAAGGGCATCGGCATCTGGGAATGGGCCAGCAACGACAAGGGCGGCGAGCCCGATGTGGTCATGGCGTGTGCGGGCGACGTGCCAACCATCGAGACGCTGGCTGCCGTGCAGTTGCTCAACAGGCACCTGCCGGACCTGAAGATCCGCGTGATCAACGTAGTTGACCTGCTGACGCTTGAATCGCGCAGCCAGCACCCTGACGGGCTGGAGGATTATGTATTCGACAGCCTGTTCACCACCGACAAGCCGGTCATCTTTGCCTTCCACGGCTATCCGGCACTGATTCACAAGCTGATTTACAAGCGCACCAACTGCCGCAACTTCCATGTGCATGGCTACCGCGAGGAAGGGTCCACCACCACGCCGTTTGACATGACGGTGCGCAATAACCTTGACCGCTTCCACCTTGTGCAGAACGTGATCCGTCGCGTGCCTGGGCTGGCGGAAAAGGCGGCCTATGCCAACGAGGCGATCAGCGACAAGCTGGTCGAGCACACGCGCTACGTGGCGCAGTACGGGCAGGATCTGCCCGAAATCAGGAACTGGCGCTGGTCATAACCATAACAGACCCGTCAGGAACTATGGGAAAGGGAGCCGCAAGGCTCCTTTTTTCATGGGGCACAAAAAGCAGTCCTGAAAAAATCCTTTAGTAACAAAAGTTTTTGGTGAAGCTTTTTTCAAAAAGCTTCGAAAGACGCCGCCTTTCTGAAAAAAAGGGCGCCACCCAGAAACTTTTATCAATTCATGCGATCATCTGGTTCAGGAAATCTCGCGCCCGGTCTGTCTGCGGGTTGGTGAAGAATTGTTCAGGTGGCGTGATTTCCATGATGCGCCCCTGATCCATGAACACGATGCGATCGGCAATATGGCGGGCAAAGCGCATTTCATGCGTTACGCACAGCGTGGTGATGCCCTGGGCTGCGAGGTCGTTCATGATCGTGGCCACGCCGGACACGGCTTCGGGGTCGAGGGCGGCGGTCGGTTCGTCAAACAGCATGATTTCGGGCTGCATGCACAGCGCACGCGCAATGGCCACACGCTGCTGCTGGCCGCCAGAAAGCTGGATGGGGTATTTGCGTGCCTGCCCGGCAATATTCACCTGCTGCAAAAAGCGCATGGCCAGCGCCTCGGCCTGCGCGCGCGGCATCCTGCGCACCTTGCGCGGTGCCAGCGTGCAGTTGTCGAGCACGCTCAGATGCGGGAACAGGTTGTAGTTCTGAAACACCAGCCCCACGAGTGCCCGCAGCCGGATCAGGTCGGTTCTGGCGCTAATGGCCTGGCCATTGATGTGCAGCGAGCCGCTGTCATGCGGTTCGATGCGGTTGAGGCAGCGGATCAGCGTTGACTTGCCCGAGCCGGATGGTCCGAGCACCACGACCTTCTCGCCGCGCCGCACGTCAAGGCTGATGCGGTCAAGGGCGATGAAATCCTGATACAGTTTGCTCAGGTTGCGGATCGACAGCACGGCGTTGGGGTCAGGATTCATGCGTGCCCGCCCTGTGCTGGTCAGCCCATGCAAAACGGCGCTCGACGCGTTTTTGCACCAGCAGGAAAAAGAAGACCATGGCCAGGTAGTAAACCAGCGCCGCAGCATAATACTCGGTAAACTCAAACGTGCGCGCAACCTGAATCTGGGTGACTGCCAGCAGTTCCTGCATGGAGATGACAGAAGCCAGCGAGGTGGTCTTGAGCAGGCTGATGAACGAATTGATGGTGGGCGGCAGTGCAATGCGCAGCGCCTGCGGAAAGATGACATGGCGGTAGACCTGCCCGCGCGACAGGCCCAGCGCATCGCCCGCCACCGCCTGAGCGGGGTCGATTGCCGTGAGCGCCGCGCGGTTGATTTCCACCTGATAGGCGGATTCATTGATCGAAAGCGCCAGCCATGTAGCGAGGAAGGGCGTGAACCATGCCTCACGGAAAAACGGCAGGAACTGGGGCAGGGCGTTCCAGATGAACAGCAGTTGCAGCAGGGTCGGTGCACCACGGAAGAGTGCGACATAGGCCGTAAGCCCTGTTCTGAGCAGGGAGTCCCGACCGTTCAGCACCAGCGCCATGGGGATCGAGATGATGATGGCGGTCAGATGCGACAGCACGGCCACGGCCAGCGTGATGCATGCCCCCCGCATGAAGGCCGCTGAGGTCAGGGCACCAAAAAAAGTGCCCCAGCGAAAGGCCGGAGCAGGTGCGCTGCCGCCCAGCGCCTGCGTGGCGTCGGGCGTTATGGC
This is a stretch of genomic DNA from Komagataeibacter xylinus. It encodes these proteins:
- a CDS encoding phosphoketolase, encoding MSETPSATPLSAADVALFNKWWHAANYLSIAQIYLLANPLLREPLKLEHTKPRLLGHWGTTPGLNFLYLHLNRIIREHDRSILFVAGPGHGAPGIVASTYLEGTYSEYFPEVTQDADGLAKLVKQFSFPGGIPSHAAPTTPGSINEGGELGYSLSHAYGAAFDNPDLVVACVVGDGEAETGPMATSWHSNKFLDPKTDGAVLPILHLNGYKIANPTVLARISPDELVSLFRGYGYDPIVVEGHDPDLMHQKMAVAMDTAFARIAEIQKAAREKNDTTRPAWPMIIMRTPKGWTCPKTVDGLRTEGYWRAHQVPITDMTNPVHLKLLDEWLHSYRPEELFDENGTLMPEIAALAPKGDRRMSANPHANGGLLRRDLRLPDVTDYAVTVESPGHALGEGTRVLGTWLRDVMKENLPARNFRVLAPDENNSNRLNAVLDVTNRAWNAETFDYDDHLGVDGHVMEILSEHTCQGWLEGYLLTGRHGFLSCYEAFIHIVDSMVNQHAKWIKQADEVSWRAPIASLNYLLTSHVWRQDHNGFSHQDPGFIDHVLNKKAKTVRVFLPPDANTLLCTAKTCLESRDRVNVIVAGKQPEPQWLDMDSAIAHCAKGIGIWEWASNDKGGEPDVVMACAGDVPTIETLAAVQLLNRHLPDLKIRVINVVDLLTLESRSQHPDGLEDYVFDSLFTTDKPVIFAFHGYPALIHKLIYKRTNCRNFHVHGYREEGSTTTPFDMTVRNNLDRFHLVQNVIRRVPGLAEKAAYANEAISDKLVEHTRYVAQYGQDLPEIRNWRWS
- a CDS encoding amino acid ABC transporter ATP-binding protein yields the protein MNPDPNAVLSIRNLSKLYQDFIALDRISLDVRRGEKVVVLGPSGSGKSTLIRCLNRIEPHDSGSLHINGQAISARTDLIRLRALVGLVFQNYNLFPHLSVLDNCTLAPRKVRRMPRAQAEALAMRFLQQVNIAGQARKYPIQLSGGQQQRVAIARALCMQPEIMLFDEPTAALDPEAVSGVATIMNDLAAQGITTLCVTHEMRFARHIADRIVFMDQGRIMEITPPEQFFTNPQTDRARDFLNQMIA